The DNA region GTCCCAAGCATTCTGCATGAGGTTACGGTGCGTGAGCATCACACCCTTAGGCTTACCGGTTGTGCCTGATGTGTAAATGATGGTTGCTAGCGCGTTCGCGTCCGATACGCGGTGCTGAAACTCATTCTGCGCATCGGCAACCGGCAGCCATGCGCCTAGACTACGTATGCGCTGATCGCCATCGCCTGGCACAGGCTTGCAGACAACCACGCGCTGCAAGCTTTTGAAATCAACACCCAGTGCATGAACCGCCTGCCAATCACTGGCGCTATTTACCAGCAATAATTTAGCACCAGAGTCTTGCAGCACATGTGCGATATTTTCCGCCCGGTCGGAAACATAAAGTGGAACCGTGACCAAACCCAGCCCCAAGGCAGCTTGGTCAAACATCACCCAACTCGGGCAATTTTTAAGCATAATGGCAACGCGGTCGCCAATCGCCAAGCTCTCGCCTAACAACGCCTGCTGCCAGCTAACTGCCTGCTGCATGGCGGATAACCAGGCTATCTCGCGCCAATCGCCCGCCTCATCATCAAAATAGCGATACGCGATATGGTACGGCGAGCGCCTAATCCGCTCATGAAACAAGCCGTCTAGTGTGAATACAGCCTCAGGTGAAATGTAATCCACAACGCACTGATTCATGCCGGCTTTTAAATGGACTCCTGCGGGAACCACTTAATACTGCAGCCGATACTTGCTATTTGCTCTTTAGGGCCCTCTCCGGTTTCAGCAATCAGCTTCATTGCGTTAAATAAATCCCTCGGGTGATTTTCATCTGACTGACGGCGACCAGCTGCATCAAACCGCCCACGATACTGCAACTCCAGGTCTGCATTAAAACCAAAGAAATCCGGAGTACACACCGCACCATAGGCTTTAGCCACTTCCTGCGTCTCATCCAACACATAAGGGAACGGAAAGTTGAATAATTTAGCCTCTTCCATCATGCGTTCGTAAGAGTCTTCAGGATAGTTTTCGGTATCATTACTTTGTATCGCAATAGTGTTAATACCATACTTTAACAGTTCACGGCAATCATCAACCAAGCGTGTTTTGATTGCTTTAACATAAGGGCAGTGGTTACAGATAAACATCACTAACAATCCATTTTTACCTGCACTATTTGCCAGCGTGTATCGCTTACCGTCTACACCCAATAAATTAAAATCCACAGCAGGCTGACCAAAATTACATACGGGGGGATTTAAGCTGACCATCTTATTCTCCTTATTTCGTTATACTTATTACTCTGACAACGTTAATGTTTATATTATCACTTTTGTTTTATTTCTTGCTTTACTTTTGGAGTCACCCGCTTTATGGCTAATTTGCGCTTTTACACCAACTCGCCTTTGGTACTCAACGAGACTGTTCAACTTTCAGAAAGTGCTGCCGCCCACGCAACGCGTGCGCTACGTCTGGCTGAAGGAGACCATGCGATTTTGTTTAACGGTGATGGGCGTAATTACGACTGCACATTGACTACCGTTAAGAAAAATAGCGTAAGCGCCATTATTACCCATGCAAATGAAGTGCATAACGAATCCCCACTCAAAATCACTTTACTACAGGCGATTTCCAGCGGAGATAGGATGGACTTTACCATTCAAAAAGCGGTGGAGCTTGGCGTGAAAAATATTCAACCTATCACCAGTAAGCGTAGCGTAGTAAAGCTATCTGCCGAACGTGCGGAAAAACGCACCGAACATTGGCAAAACATTGCAATTTCCGCATGTGAGCAATCTGGACGCGCCTATGTGCCCCAAGTATTGACGCCGATGTCACTCGAAAATTGGTTTAGTCAAAACCCAAGCACAAGTAAAGGTACAGACACTACACGCATCTTACTTAATCCGATTGGTGCAAAACGTTTAACGGAGATTCAACAACCAAATGGTGAGATACAGTTGCTGATTGGGGCGGAAGGAGGCCTGAGCCAAGAAGAGATAGCCCTTGCAACGTCGCATCATTTTCAATCCATCGTACTTGGCCCGCGAATTTTACGTACAGAAACTGCTGCTTTAACGGCGATTGCCGCCATGCAACTGGTATGGGGTGACTTTTAGCAAGCCATCACGATTGATTATGGCGACTGCTAGCGACTGCATATTACGTTGGCTTTCACTTCACCGATGCTATAAGGCACCACCGCCGACCATGCAGTTTCTGCTTCTGGTAAGTGATAATTGGCCAAAATGCTGCCTTTTGCCATATTTTCCGCATAGTATTTAATGGAGAGTGCTTTGAACTGCTTGTTTCTACAATCGTGTAACTCCAGCCATTCAGATGACATCTCACCTTTTGGCTGCTGCACATAATAGTCATTTAAGGTTGAAACTGTGATTAAATTTTCGTCTTTCTGAAGTGTCTCGAAATCAATCAACATATTGCCATTTTCGTTTGTTTGAATCATTGTCCACTCAGCAAAAGCTTTGCCTGAGATAAGCGCTAACACTAAAATCATTAAAAATTTATTCATTGTTTACCCTAAGCATGATGTAGATTGCAATTTTGCCACTAGAGTTTATCGGATAAACACTGTTCACTGCATCACATTTATACTAAACAACACGTAAAGCTTAATTAAGCGACACCTCATCACTTAAGGCTCAACATGCAAGAAAATCCTTCGCCATGGATCATGAAGTTTGCACCACTCATTAAAAGCAACGGTCGCGTGCTAGACCTCGCATGCGGTAAAGGACGTCATGCCATTTGGCTGGCACAGCAAGGTTATCAAGTTGATGCAATAGACCGCGACCCAATCGCAACTTCACACATGAAAGATATCGAGAATATCAACGTTTTGATGCTTGATCTTGAAACTGGCGAACTGCCAAAATTCACACACACTTACGATGGCATTATCGTTAGTCGCTACCTGCACAGACCACTACTGAAACTGCTAGCTGACTTACTCAACTCTGGCGGCATACTCATCTACGAAACATTCATGAGCGGCAATGAGCGCTACGGCAAACCGAGCAACCCAGACTTTCTTTTATTGCCAGATGAGCTACTTAACACTTACACACCGTTGCTCAGTATTATTGATTTTGAACAAGGTGAAGAGCAGGAACCAAGACCAGCAGTGATACAACGTATTTGTGCGAAAAGGGATTCTTAACTATGTAACAATTACCAGCTACGATATGACTTACGCATTAAACACACGTTTAAATTGTATTAATTACAATTTTAATCTATATTAATGTAAACATTACAAATTAACTGGTGTTTAATCATGTCACTTGGTCATTGCATTCGCAGCAAACGCAAATCACTCAACTTAACACTACAACAACTTGCCTCCAAAATTGATGCCGATGCTGGCAATCTGTCTCGTATCGAGCGCGGCGAACTAGGCGTTTCAGAGTCATTGCTACGCAAAATCGCATCAGCGCTAGAAACAACACCTGCGAATCTTTACGCAGAGAGCGATGCCACGACAACACCACACCTCACCAATAAAAACCAAGTCAATGAGCAACCCTCCACGTACTTAGCCAAACAAGCGGAATCCGTTAACAGCGCCAGCGCTAAAGATTTTGTGCAGTGGTTTCGCTCAGCTACGCCATACATCCATGCCTTTGGAGGACGGACATTTGTGATTGCCTTTGGTGGTGAGGTGGTGAGTGACCAACAGTTTATTTCACTCTCACATGACCTAAACTTATTAGCCAGCCTAGAAGTGAGATTAGTGCTTGTACATGGCTCGCGCCCGCAAATTGAGCAGCGGCTTAAGCGTGACAGCATCGCCCCACTATTTCACAACGGATTACGCGTGACGGATGATGCTGCGATGGAAGCAGTAAAAGAAGCCAATGGTGCAATTCGTGTAGAGATTGAAGCCTTACTATCAATGGGCATTGCCAACTCGCCAATGGCAGGCGCAGACATCCGCGTGGCGAGCGGCAACTTTGTCACAGCAAAACCACTGGGCGTGCATGATGGTGTAGACCTTCAGCACACAGGCGAAGTGCGTAAAGTAGATGCGATTGGTATTCAAAAACGCTTAGACGACAACGAGATGGTATTACTATCGCCACTTGGCTATTCACCCACAGGTGAGGCATTCAATTTAAGCTTAGAAGACGTAGCAGTGAGTACCGCGATTGCGCTAGATGCAGATAAGCTCATTTTCTTAATGGACTCAGAAGGTGTGCATAATTTACGCGGCGAGCTACTGCGCGAGATGACAGCAGAGAAAGCTAAAAATCTATTAAGAAATGTACGAGAAACTGAGCAAGCGATCAACATCTCTGAAGACGTAACCTATTATCTACCCGCAGCGGTACGCGCCTGTGAACAGGGGGTCGCAAGAACTCATATGATTAGCCGCCACATTGATGGCGCCATTATTCAAGAGCTGTTTACACTTGACGGTATCGGCACCATGGTGACCGAACTCAGCTTAGAAAGTATGCGCCAAGCCAACATTGATGATGTAGGCGGCATCCTAAAGTTAATTGAACCCCTAGAGAACGATGGTATTTTAGTACGTCGCGGTCGTGAGCGGCTAGAAATGGAAATTGACCATTTTCATATCATGGAGCACGACAACCGCATTATTGGTTGCGCAGCACTTTACCCGTTTGAATCAGAAAAGACCGCTGAATTTGCATGCCTAGCCATAGACCCTGCATACCGTGGTGGTGGCCGCGGTGATAAGTTATTTTATTACTGCGCCAATGTAGCCAAACAGTGCGGACTTGAAAGTTTATTCTGCCTCACCACACGTACTGAACATTGGTTTTTGGAACGCGGCTTCACTGAACAAGGCGTTGAAAAACTGCCAGCGGAAAAACAAAAACTTTACAATTACCAACGTAAATCTAAGGTGTTTAGCAAAACATTGTAAACAAATTTTGGTTACAATGACGGAAACTAAATTGACCAAAATTTAAGCTCACGGGAAACTCATGCTAAACCAATCAACTGCTGCAAAAAAAGCAAAGACGCTAGCTGAAGCGTTACCTTACATCAAACGTTTTTTTGACAAAACCATTGTCATTAAATACGGTGGCAACGCGATGACAGATGAGCACTTAAAAGAGTGCTTTGCCAAAGACGTAGTACTGCTAAAACTAGTGGGCATGAACCCTGTTGTAGTGCATGGCGGCGGCCCACAAATTAATGAAATGCTAGATAAACTAGGCAAAAAAGGTGAGTTTATCCAAGGCATGCGCGTTACCGATGAAGAAACCATGGATGTGGTTGAAATGGTGCTTGGTGGACAAGTAAATAAAGAGATTGTGAATTTAATTAACCGCAACGGTGGTAAAGCAGTCGGTTTAACTGGGCAAGATGGTAATTTCATTCATGCACACAAGCTCTTAATTGCAGATAAAGATGACGCCACCAAAATGATTGATATTGGGCAAGTGGGCGAAATTTCAGCCATTGACCCTAGCATCATCAACTTCTTAGACACTGGTGACTTTATCCCTGTGGTTGCGCCGATTGGCGTAGGAGTTGATGGCGAAACTTACAACATCAATGCAGACGTAGTAGCAGGCAAGCTTGCAGAAATACTTAATGCCGAGAAATTGATTCTGCTCACGAATACCCCAGGCGTGCTAGATAAAAATGGTGAACTACTCACTGGCTTAACCCCAAGGCAAATTGACGACATGGTGGCAGATGGCACGCTATCAGGCGGCATGTTACCTAAAATCAGCTCTGCGTTAGATGCAGCGCGCAGCGGTGTAAAAGCCGTACATATTATTGATGGCCGTGTTGAGCATGCCTTACTGTTAGAAGTATTAACAGACGAAGGTGTGGGCACGCTGATCAAAGCAAAATAAAATCAGGCACAGATCAATAACTCAAGCACTTAACCTTGAGCATGCGTGGCGCATAAAGATACCGCCACGCGATCTGTGCCGATTCACATAAGCGATTAGCGCCAAGCATGAGTAGAATCTGGATTTTTGACCTAGACGACACACTGCACAATGCCAGTGCGCATATCTTCCCTGTCATGAACCGCAGCATGACACAGTACATCATGGATGAACTTTCCATGAGCGAACCCGAGGCGCATGCGTTGCGCCAACATTACTGGCGCATTTACGGCGCCACCCTCAAGGGTCTCATGCGGCACCATGGGACAAACCCGCATCATTTTTTACATGAAACACACCGCTTGACCACCTTACCCGACATGGTGGTTCAAACCAAGCGACTGAAACACATGTTAAATTCGCTCTCCGGCCGTAAGTTAGTATTTACTAATGCACCACGAAGTTATGCGATTCGGGTACTTGAGCTACTAGGGATTGCAGATGTGTTTGAGATTGTTTTTAGTGTGGAATCTACGCAATTTCATGCAAAACCATCCGCCCGAGGCTTTCAACGCTTACTCAAAACCATTAACGCCAAAGCGAGCGACTGCGTGATGTTAGAAGACAGCCTCCCTGCACTCATGACCGCCAAACGCCTAGGCATGAAAACAATTTGGATATCTAAAAAGCTACATAAACCAAATTTTGTAGATTATCGACTACCCTCAGTGTTAGCACTTACTCACATTAAGCTATAATTAAAAAAATCATTTGTTAGGAAAATCACATGGCAGGCGAACGTAAACAACAAATTTTAGAAACTTTGGCAAAGATGCTGGAATCTCCTAAAAGAGAGAAAATCACCACCGCATCATTAGCATCAAAATTAGAAGTGAGCGAAGCTGCACTGTACCGCCACTTTGCTAATAAGGCACAAATGTTTGAAGGTTTGATTCTGTTTATTGAAGAAACCATTTTTGGCCTGATTAATAAAATTAGTGCTGAAGAGCCTGAAGGCCTCAGACAAATACAACGCATTGTGACCATGCTCATGGTATTTGCAGAAAAAAACTCAGGCATGACGCGCGTGCTGATTGGTGATGCATTAGTCAATGAAGATGACAAACTACAACTGCGCATCAACCAACTTTATGACCGCATTGAAGTCACACTGAAGCAATGTTTACGCATTGCTGAAACGCAAACTGGCCACAAGCACGATGCAGAGGCACAAGCAAATTTAATTATTTGTTACATTATTGGCCGCTGGAACCAATATGCGAAGAGTGGCTTCAAACGTAAACCTACAGAATTTATTGAGCAGCAGTTACCTAATCTATTGTAGGTAGTAAGTAAATGGCAGAACAACTCAAAAAGAATTATGTACTTATCGATTACGAGAATGTACAAATAAAGTCTCTTTCACTTTTGTCTAACGAGCAGTTTGAAGTGACAGTATTTCTAGGTGTGAATAATACAAAACTATCTACTGAGTTTGTTTTGTCAAAAGAAAAATTAGGCCCTCGAGCTAAATACGTAAGGTTAGAGAAGGCAGGGGGAAATGCATTAGATTTCCATATTGCGTTCTACTTAGGAAAGATTGTTGCGCATGACCCAAATGGCTTTTTCCATATAATCTCTAAAGATAAGGGTTTTGACACATTAATTACGCATTTGAAATCAATAAAAACCCTATCAGCACGCTCTGAGTCAATAGAAGCAATGCCTTGCTTTGCAGTTACCTCTAAATCAACCAACAAAGTTGCTGATGCAAAGCCTTTGAGTGAAAATGGAAAGTTAGCGATTAAGCACTTAATCGGCCTAAAAGCCTCCAAACCAAGAAAACTAAAAACGCTAACCACGACACTCCAAGCTAAGCTTGGTAAAAATATATCTAAAAAAACTGTTGAAAACACTATCAACGAATTGTTAACCATGAAATATTTAACTATTGAAGACCAAAATGCTAGCTACAACCTGCCTTCATCGGTTAATTGCAAAAATTAGGAGTACACATTGGAAGGTACAATTTTTGGTTTTACTGAAGCGCAAATCACCGAATTCGGCATGACATTTGGTGTAGGTGGTTTAATGCTGCTGATGCTGTTTATTGTTGGGCATTTGGCTTGGGAGTCAAAAGCAGGTAAGTTTGGTGCATTTGTTTTATTTCTTGGCTTAACTTTCGGGCTGGTTGGTTACGTAGCTAAATACTTTATCCAAAACACGCTTGGTATTTAATTCTTAAATAACCATCATGTTCTGACCAAAAAAATAGTGACGAGCTTAACTTCTAGCATCAGCCATATGTATTAGCAACAAAGCTAGATGTAGCTTTAAAGTACGCGCTTTATCGCCTCAACCCTTGCCTCAAAAATCGCAAGCTTGATTTTCTCCACGCCACTTTGCTTACTGGCGATGGCACCCGCGTCAATACTTAATGCGGCATCTAATACTTTGCGCATTAAATCTGCTGCTGGCGCGGGGCAGTTCTCAAACCCAGTTCTGCCACGCGAATCTGCCTCACAGGCTAGTAGAAACTCATTGAATCTTTCTGGTTGTCTAATTGCATCTAACTGGACTAAAAACTCTAACAAGGTACTAGGGCGCATTTCTAATGACTGGTATAACTTGCCGTGGAACTTAGCCACCATCACTGCTAGCTCTTTACAGTCATTCGGCACCCGTAAGCGTTTACATACATCTTTCACCAAATGCGCCCCGCGCTCTTCATGCCCAATATGGCGCGGTAGAATTTCTTTAGGGGTAGTTCCTTTGCCAAGGTCGTGCATTAAGGCAGCAAAACGCACTGGCAGCGAAAAGGCTTGCTGTGCTGCATAATCAAGCACCAGCATGACATGGACGCCCGTATCAACCTCAGGGTGATACTGAGGTGGCTGTGGAACTCCCCAAAGCCTATCCAACTCTGGAATAATCCTCTTTAAGGCACCGCACGCACGCAGCACTTCAAACATACGTGCAGGCTTTTTTTCCATTAAGCCTTTAGCCAGCTCTTGCCATACACGCTCTGCCACTAGGGCATCCACCTCACCAGCCGCTACCATCTGCTGCATTAGGCTTAGGGTTTCTGGTGCAATCATAAAATCTGCCAAACGTGCAGAAAATCGTGCAATACGCAGGATACGTACCGGATCTTCCACAAAAGCATCACTGACGTGACGTAATGTTTTTGACTTAATATCATCGAGACCATGAAACGGGTCGACAAGCTCTCCCGCCTCATTTTTTGCGATAGCATTCACCGTTAAGTCACGTCTTCCCAGATCTTGCTCTAATGTGATTTCTGGCGATGCATGTACGACAAACCCTTTATAGCCTTTTGCAGTTTTACGCTCAGTGCGTGCCAGTGCGTATTCCGCCTGTGTTTTAGGGTGTAAAAACACAGGGAAATCCTTACCGACAGGCCTAAAGCCTGCGGCCACCATTTGCTCAGGCGTACTACCGACAACGACATAGTCTTTATCTTTGATAGGATAGCCTAGCAACTCGTCACGGACTGCACCACCAACAATGTAGGTTTGCATTACTTTGTCCATTACTTTACCTAAGTTAACGGGCCCAAGTTAATAAGCCTAAGTTAACGTGCCGCTGCGCTACGGAAACGGTCATACGCACCACGCGCGGTGCGATCTACCAAGTATTCTGGTAACACCGCCTCTAGCGCACTTGGCTCTACTGCTAAAATCGCAGGCAGTGGAGACTGACTAACACTATCCACTTCCATTGACTTGATATTGTCACGTGACATTAACTTAATCGGTAGAAACTCCATCATTAAAGCCTGTAAATACGAAAGTGTATTATTTAAACCAATGATAGGTCGCTTAACTGATAAGGCTTGCATGATTTGCTGCAGTAGCTCCCGGAATGTATATACTTTTGGGCCAGCCAACTCATAAGTTTGACCATAGGTATGCGTATTTTCTAAGCTATTCACAAAACAGCTGGCAACATCCTCTACCCAAATAGGCTGAAACTTAGCATTCGGTTTTGCTAGTAACACCACTGGTAGTAATTTAATCAGCGTTGCAAACAGATTAGTAAATTTGTCACCACGCCCAAAAATAATAGAAGGCCTGAATATGGTGATATTGATTTTATCGTGTAGCGCGTTCAACGCCGCTTCACCTGCCGCTTTGGAGCGCAAATATTGACTTGGTGCATGTTCATCCGCACGTAAGCTACTCATCTGAATAAGACGTTTGATGCCTAAATCAGCACATATCTTTGCGAGCTGTGCTGGTAACTGATGATGGATAGTATTAAAGCTTAAACGACGGCTCTGATGCAAAATGCCAATCAAGTTAATGACGGCATCGACACCTCTCAACACAGTATTAAGCGCATGATAATCCAACACATTACACTCAACCACATTCACATTAGGTAACAAAAATAGATGCTTGGCAGACTCTCTTCTGCGCGTTAACACTGTTACCTCATATCCTGCCGCGTCCAACTTAGCGATGATAGCGCTACCGACAAACCCAGAACCACCCAACACACATATTCTTTTTAATTGCATGACTACCCTTTTAACTTCCCGATTTCACACTAAAACATCGCCATTGACCCGCTAAATCCTGATGATATAGCAATGGCTTGATTATTAGCTAACTCTAACACTCATCCAAATTAACGGCACACCGATCATGTGCTTAATCCCTACTCGACATCTGCCAAAATCACTTCCGACTTGATGCGCCCAGGCACCGTGCCCATTCTTGCTTTTAAACTTTGTACAGGGAGACCTAACCTTGGTGCGTAGATCTGCGCGTTTGCCATCACTTTTTGTACATAGCTTCTGGTTTCACCAAAAGGGATAGTTTCAACGTAAATAGCAGCCTCTAATGGCTCATCTGCTACCCAGCGCCGCGCACGACTCGGGCCGGCGTTATAAGCTGCCGTTGCCATTACCGCCTGACCATTCATCACCTCTAGGGTATAACGCATGTAGTAAGTGCCAATGCCAACGTTAAACTTTAAATCGTGAATCATCTCATGACTGTAATCACTTAAACCCATACGTTGAGCTGCCCATTTGGCAGTCGCTGGCATTAGTTGCATTAAACCAGAGGCACCTACGCCAGATTTTGCATAATGCATGAATCTGCTTTCTTGGCGGGTTAAGCCATAAATCCAAGCTTCATCTACATTTTCGTTCACAGCGGCTGCTCGAAATAAATCACGATATGGTATTGGATAACGTAAATTAAAGTCATGCAACTGCTTAGTATTGTCTGCAGTACTGATTGCCACATCGTACCATTTCTGACGCTGCGCATATTCTGCCGCAGCCAGCAGCTGCTTATCGTCAAAATCACGGGTTGCCCACACCCACTCCGCTTTAGCCTCCCAACGCATATCCAGTTTTTGCAACTCAAATGCTCGCTTAATCGCTGGCTGGCTGGCGATGGCAGTCACCTCTAGTTCAGTTGGGGTATATTGCAGTTGTGGGCTGTTCACCACACTGCCCAACTCCTCTAGCGCAAGCCATCCATAATAGTGCCGCTCGGTAGATAGTGGGCCCAAGATTTTATTAGCCTCAACCAATACAGCCTTTTCCTTTAAGGCACGCCCCTTCCAATAACGCCAAGCACCTTCCTGCTGTTGCTCTGCGCTCATTCGGCCAATCGCATCTAACAATACGTCCCAGTTTTGGGCACGCATAGCCGCGCGTGCCATCCATGCCAACTGTTCTTTATCTAACGAAACTTCATGTGCCTTTGCATAATACTCAAGCGCTTGGGGATGATGGTTACGCGCGGCATGGTAAGCAATTCGCCCCCATGCAAACGCAGCATCAGGCGCAGACCATTGCTGCTGAATTTGTAAATTAACCGCCACAGCATCATCGATATTGCTACGCGCTAACACATCAAGTGCATACAGGTTAACTTCTATGTCATCTTTTGCCTTAAACGAAGGCGTCTTTAAAACAGCTTTCTTGTTGTTAATTTTCACATTCACTGTTTTATTGGTAAGCAACAGCTTAGGTGTTTGATTTGCTACATCCAACAGTTCGAGATTATTCTTATCAAATGATGGCAAGCGAGCAATAATGCTCTTAGCAACATTTAACTTCCCATCATGCAAGGCTAGCCTTAACCTTGCCCAGATATCGCTATTGCTCAACGCACCAGCCTGCTGCATTGCATCAAACAATGGTGTACAACTACTTGGTAGGTCTGCAGAGCTTAACCAGATTCTTTTAACTTGCGCTGCCACATCCTGATGCTCAAGCTGACTTTTCCCATACAAGGCATAGCACTCAACTGCGGTATCAGCACGCTTGAAGTGTGGGTAATGCTCCAGAAATAATGTCCACTCCTGCTTTTTACCTAATTTTTTTAGCCACTCACCACGCAAACGATCCACAAAAGCCATATCGGCATATTGCGTAATAAACGCGTCTACTTCCGCACTATCAGCTTGGTCCAACCTAAGTAACATTAGCCAGTAAGCCGCATAAGGCGCCAATATATACTGCTGGTCATTAAGCTGGCTTACATCTTCTGCCAATGCTAGTTCATTTCTTTTAGCGTAGGCGTCACGTGCGTGCTCGAACAAGTCTTGGTCTGACATTGCAGCGACATTACCTGACAGCAACAACGCAGCTAACCAAAGCTGACGAATATACCGCGATGGAAATAGGTCTAATCGTTTTGTGAAGAAACTAAACATAAAGGATACGCCGCAGCACAAAGAATACAGCGGTAACGATGACCAAAAAGAACGTATATTTAATGGTTTGTTTGAAGTAATGCAGGTATTTCTTGTCGCTTGATAACAAATACAAGCCTAGTAACACCATGGCGGTAATCACTAATAGAACGAATATCAGGCGAATCATTAACATATACGCCTCCTCTTATTAATCACTAATCTTACTTAACTGCGTAAGCCGTGACTTTTGTTTAACTATTCTAATATATAGGGTTAGC from Methylotenera sp. L2L1 includes:
- a CDS encoding complex I NDUFA9 subunit family protein, which codes for MQLKRICVLGGSGFVGSAIIAKLDAAGYEVTVLTRRRESAKHLFLLPNVNVVECNVLDYHALNTVLRGVDAVINLIGILHQSRRLSFNTIHHQLPAQLAKICADLGIKRLIQMSSLRADEHAPSQYLRSKAAGEAALNALHDKINITIFRPSIIFGRGDKFTNLFATLIKLLPVVLLAKPNAKFQPIWVEDVASCFVNSLENTHTYGQTYELAGPKVYTFRELLQQIMQALSVKRPIIGLNNTLSYLQALMMEFLPIKLMSRDNIKSMEVDSVSQSPLPAILAVEPSALEAVLPEYLVDRTARGAYDRFRSAAAR
- a CDS encoding transglycosylase SLT domain-containing protein; protein product: MFSFFTKRLDLFPSRYIRQLWLAALLLSGNVAAMSDQDLFEHARDAYAKRNELALAEDVSQLNDQQYILAPYAAYWLMLLRLDQADSAEVDAFITQYADMAFVDRLRGEWLKKLGKKQEWTLFLEHYPHFKRADTAVECYALYGKSQLEHQDVAAQVKRIWLSSADLPSSCTPLFDAMQQAGALSNSDIWARLRLALHDGKLNVAKSIIARLPSFDKNNLELLDVANQTPKLLLTNKTVNVKINNKKAVLKTPSFKAKDDIEVNLYALDVLARSNIDDAVAVNLQIQQQWSAPDAAFAWGRIAYHAARNHHPQALEYYAKAHEVSLDKEQLAWMARAAMRAQNWDVLLDAIGRMSAEQQQEGAWRYWKGRALKEKAVLVEANKILGPLSTERHYYGWLALEELGSVVNSPQLQYTPTELEVTAIASQPAIKRAFELQKLDMRWEAKAEWVWATRDFDDKQLLAAAEYAQRQKWYDVAISTADNTKQLHDFNLRYPIPYRDLFRAAAVNENVDEAWIYGLTRQESRFMHYAKSGVGASGLMQLMPATAKWAAQRMGLSDYSHEMIHDLKFNVGIGTYYMRYTLEVMNGQAVMATAAYNAGPSRARRWVADEPLEAAIYVETIPFGETRSYVQKVMANAQIYAPRLGLPVQSLKARMGTVPGRIKSEVILADVE